A single genomic interval of Malania oleifera isolate guangnan ecotype guangnan chromosome 13, ASM2987363v1, whole genome shotgun sequence harbors:
- the LOC131146086 gene encoding tryptophan aminotransferase-related protein 2-like: MPKFVNPFLVRHLFFLSVALNVSLILKAMHEWQSRREVQGSFPGKLAETAVQEGGSAPWPAKSTAITESDDGGGRVINLDHGDPTMYERYWQQMGDRTTIQISGWQSMSYFSDIGNLCWFLEPEFARAVVRLHRVVGNAATDGRHIVVGTGSTQLFMAALYALSPPNASHPINVVSAAPYYSSYPLITDFLRSGLYKWGGDANRYEEKGPYIELVTSPNNPDGFVREAVVNRGGGMLVHDLAYFWPQYTPISYTADHDLMLFTVSKCTGHAGMRIGWALVKDREVAKKMTKFIELSTIGVSKDSQLRAAKILQAMTDSCKVNSPKEGESFFEFGFHLMTERWKKLRAAVRQSGQFSLPEFPPELCTFSGRFFETQPAFAWLKCEGEEGEDCEGFLRSHRILTRGGRHFGVSPKYVRISMLDRDETFERFVQRLSMIS, from the exons ATGCCAAAATTCGTAAACCCTTTCCTCGTTCGACACTTATTTTTTCTCTCAGTGGCGCTTAATGTGAGCCTGATTCTGAAAGCAATGCACGAGTGGCAGAGCAGGAGGGAAGTACAGGGAAGCTTTCCGGGAAAGCTGGCGGAGACGGCGGTGCAGGAAGGCGGCTCGGCGCCGTGGCCAGCCAAATCTACCGCAATCACCGAGTCGGACGACGGTGGAGGGAGGGTCATCAACCTCGACCA CGGTGACCCGACAATGTACGAGAGGTATTGGCAACAGATGGGGGACAGAACAACAATACAGATCTCGGGGTGGCAATCCATGAGCTACTTCTCCGATATCGGAAACCTGTGCTGGTTTCTGGAGCCTGAGTTTGCGCGGGCTGTCGTCAGACTCCACAGGGTCGTCGGCAACGCCGCCACCGACGGCCGCCACATCGTTGTTGGGACTGGCTCCACGCAGCTCTTCATGGCGGCTCTCTACGCCCTTTCCCCGCCCAATGCCTCCCACCCCATCAACGTCGTCTCAGCCGCCCCCTACTACTCG TCATACCCCTTGATTACGGACTTTCTAAGGTCTGGGCTATACAAATGGGGTGGAGATGCGAACAGATATGAGGAGAAAGGGCCATACATAGAACTGGTGACTTCTCCAAACAACCCTGATGGGTTTGTGAGGGAAGCGGTGGTGAACCGGGGCGGCGGAATGTTGGTCCATGACCTTGCTTACTTTTGGCCCCAATACACTCCCATCTCCTATACTGCAGACCATGACCTTATGCTCTTCACCGTCTCGAAATGCACCGGCCACGCGGGTATGCGCATTGG GTGGGCTCTTGTGAAGGATCGGGAGGTTGCGAAGAAAATGACCAAATTCATAGAGCTTAGCACCATTGGCGTTTCCAAAGATTCCCAACTTCGGGCAGCAAAGATCTTGCAAGCCATGACAGACAGCTGCAAAGTCAATAGCCCCAAAGAAGGCGAAAGCTTCTTTGAGTTTGGCTTCCACCTCATGACTGAGAGGTGGAAGAAGCTACGAGCAGCAGTGAGGCAAAGTGGGCAATTTAGCTTGCCAGAGTTTCCCCCAGAGTTGTGCACCTTTAGCGGCCGATTCTTCGAGACGCAGCCTG CATTTGCATGGTTGAAATGCGAAGGAGAGGAAGGAGAGGACTGTGAGGGTTTCCTACGAAGCCACCGCATATTGACACGGGGCGGGAGGCATTTTGGGGTAAGCCCAAAGTATGTGAGGATCAGCATGTTGGATCGAGACGAAACTTTTGAACGTTTTGTTCAGAGACTATCGATGATCTCTTAA